The following proteins are encoded in a genomic region of Cryptomeria japonica chromosome 11, Sugi_1.0, whole genome shotgun sequence:
- the LOC131065117 gene encoding uncharacterized protein LOC131065117, with product MAYQGRTGFATTPNLDDGELWLPSGFLGDVAESKMTGPKNCGQLSVVADEEDDYMAGLAESVAYAMLDDDDDDENCEQSAGFGSGGENRVFAQQAAFKGSAMARSPQFTLTGLERFGGHDREEALALFNMAAEQVVRLNAVGFEHGRGNNGGHYEMSGQYLQASQFPSQLQLSHNILPSRNDFTDVNAELCYGSPQMASQRVSNPRPYVEVAKGCPQSRTRCASNPRPINRPSPRLVPGHMGGGSGMRAVFLGSNGPGRESGGTGFFLPRRMDNKGSAAKPQPKPACSTVLLPARIVQALNLNVEDLRSNPYVYVRKNEKRRSVGGDGWQQQHQQQRVGFNPGCYEAQLPGSDISLPNEWTY from the exons ATGGCGTATCAAGGCAGGACTGGGTTTGCTACTACGCCTAATTTGGACGACGGAGAGCTGTGGCTGCCCTCTGGTTTTTTGGGCGACGTGGCGGAGAGCAAGATGACTGGGCCGAAGAATTGTGGGCAATTATCTGTGGTTGCAGATGAGGAAGATGATTACATGGCAGGTCTTGCCGAGAGCGTGGCTTATGCCATgctggatgatgatgatgatgacgaaaaTTGTGAACAAAGTGCGGGTTTCGGGAGTGGTGGTGAGAACAGAGTGTTTGCTCAGCAAGCTGCTTTTAAG GGTTCTGCAATGGCAAGGTCGCCGCAGTTTACCTTGACTGGTTTGGAGAGGTTTGGAGGCCATGACAGAGAGGAAGCTTTGGCACTGTTCAACATGGCGGCGGAGCAAGTTGTGCGGCTCAATGCTGTGGGATTCGAACATGGGCGGGGGAACAATGGAGGACATTATGAAATGTCTGGACAGTACTTGCAAGCGTCTCAATTTCCGTCTCAGCTGCAGCTCAGTCACAATATTTTGCCTTCAAGAAATGATTTCACGGATGTAAATGCAGAGCTTTGCTATGGCTCACCGCAGATGGCGTCTCAGCGAGTTTCGAACCCGCGACCTTATGTTGAAGTG GCGAAAGGGTGTCCTCAGAGCAGAACAAGGTGCGCAAGCAACCCAAGGCCGATTAACCGACCTAGCCCTCGATTAGTTCCTGGTCACATGGGCGGGGGTTCGGGAATGCGTGCCGTATTCCTTGGGTCAAATGGTCCTGGCCGAGAATCTGGAGGCACTGGATTTTTTCTTCCGCGTAGGATGGACAATAAAGGCTCCGCTGCCAAACCCCAGCCAAAGCCAG CATGCTCAACAGTCCTGCTTCCAGCGAGGATAGTGCAGGCATTGAATCTCAATGTTGAAGACTTAAGATCAAACCCATATG TGTATGTGAGGAAAAATGAGAAACGCCGGTCGGTCGGTGGAGACGGCTGGCAGCAGCAGCATCAGCAGCAGAGGGTTGGGTTTAACCCGGGTTGTTATGAAGCCCAGCTGCCTGGTTCTGATATTAGTTTGCCCAACGAATGGACTTACTAG